The Streptomyces halobius genomic interval GGTGCGGGGTCGCTGGGGACCACGCACGTCCCGCCGCCGGAAGGTGTCGGTGCCGCCGTGGAGTCAGGGCGGTGCGCCGGGCGGGCGCACCGCCCCGATGCCGGCGAGGCGTCAGCCGGCCGCCTCCGTCGGGCACAGCCGCCGCGGCTGTGCGTCCGTACGCAGCTTCGCGTCGACGCAGCCGCCCGGCAGCCCGTGGTACGCCGTCCCGCCGAAGTTGGCGGTGACGGTCAGCGCGCCGTCGCCGAAGGCCGTGCGCTGCACGGTGCGGTCGACGGTCAGCCAGCGGAAGGACGTCATCCGCTCGGTGCCCGCGACGCGGTGCAGCGGTGCGAAGTACTTCTGCAGCGCAGCGAGTTCGGGTCCGTTCCTCGTCAGCGTCGGGCCGTCGAGGACGTAGTTGAGAGGCGTGTTGTAGAGCATCGCGAGCAGCGCGCGGGTGGTCTTCTGGGCGGGCAGCTTCTCGTACGACAGCTCCCAGCGCTCCGCGTTGACCAGTGAACTGTGCAGCGCCGTCTCGTAGAGCGGGATGCGGTACTTCGGGTCGTACATGGCCGTGACCAGCTCGTCGGGCAGCCGCACCGGCTTGAAGAAGGTCTTCGGGGCGTTCTGCGGGTAGTAGCCGCCCCACTTCTGCTTGTCGCGCTCCAGCTCCCACAGGCCGTCGGCGACCGGGGTGCCCGCCCCGTGGTCAAAGGCCAGCACCTGGTTGGCCCAGGGCTGGGCGGTCTCGGATCCGAGGACGAGGTGCCGCGACAGCCGCCGCATCCGGGCGAGCCGGTTCTCGCGGTCGCCCGCCTTTGTCATCTCATGACCGGCGCCGTGGTCGCGGAACAGCTCACCGGTCGCGTCGACGTCGAGGAAGTAACTGTCCGCCCCGTTGGCGACCATCGAGCGGGTGTGCTCGGCCAGATAGTGCTTGGCCGGCTCGGCCTTCTCGAAGGCGCGCGAGCTGAGATAGCAGCCGCGCCCGCCGAAGCCGGTCTGCGGTGTGCCGTCCGTCTTCCGTACGCAGAAGTCGGGATAGACCCGGTCCGGCCAGGCGGAGTTGGGGCTGTCGGCCGTCTTCGGGTCCTGGCCGTTGGCGAACGAGTCGTACGGCCCTACGAGGTAGCCCGCCTTCTTGGCGGCCCGTACCGCGGAGGCGTCCATCCCATCGGGACCGGAGTCGTAACCGAGCCACATACGGTCCACCCCCAGTCGCTGCAGTTCGCGGACACCGGACGCGGAGCGCGCGTCGCCCCAGAGGTAGGCGTGGAAGGCGCCGAGCAGCTTTCCGTCGGCCGGGTTCTTCTTGATCTTCTCGCGGAGGCTGCCCAGTTGGCCCGTCTGGGAGAGGTAGGAGCGGTAGTCGGCGGCGGCGGCGACCGGATTGCCGTCGGTGAGGGAGAAGGAGACGGAGTACGTACGGGTGCCCTCGCCGGCGTCGAAGGCGTGGGCGGCCGTGGTGCGCAGCCGCCCGCCGGTGGAGGTGAAGCGCAGGGATGTGCCGAGGTCGGTGGGGGTGAGATAGCTGACGCCGTGCCCGCGGCCGGACACGCCTTCGCCGCTCAGGGAGTAGCCCCACAGGGGCAGGGACAGTTCGGCTCCCACATCGACCGTGCGGCCGGCCAGGCCACCCCTCTTCGAGTTCCAGAAGGCGTCCCGTACGGGGATGTCCAGGCCCTGGCCGCGCGGGAGCTGGACGGCGGAGGCGGCGGGATCGGTGCCGGTCACCGGCCAGCTGAGGGAGCCGTCACGGTCCGACCGCAGCGCGATCCGCAGCCGTCCGTGGTCCGAACTCGCCGTCACACTCAACCCCTTGACGGGATAGCTCCAGCGCGCCCCGTTGGCCGTACCGGTCACCGGCCCCGGCTCGCCGAGCTCACCGGCGGCGGGATCGGACAGCACCAGCCGCCGCCCGTCGTCCGTGTGCGCGGTCACCGCCAGCGAGGTGGTGTCGACGACGGCCGTGCCTCCGGTCACGGGCAGTTCGAGGCGGTGCCCCTGGAGCGTGGCGGCGGACGCGCCGTCACATCCGGCGACGCCGAGCGCGGTAGCGGTGAACGCGAGGGAAGCGGCCAGCACCCGTGTGCCACGGCGTCGCCGCACGCGGCCGGCCGATGAACCTGAACTGTCCCCGGAGACATCCCTGCTTGTGATGGATTCCATGGTGAATGTGGATACGGGGCATGCCTAAGAACGTTCTAAGAGAGGCCCTGAGAGGAGGGATCGGGGGCCGCCCCCTTCTCTCCCCTCTCTCCCCCTCCCCCCGGGCCGCCCCTCCCCACCTCTCCTCTCCTCTCCTCTCCTCTCCCAAGACGTCACTTCACTTAAGACGTCACGTCACTTCACTCCCTCCAGTAGTGCCATGTCCTCCTCCGTGAGCGTGATGCGTGCCGCGTCGAGGTTCTCGTCCAGGTGAGCGGGCGAGCTCGTACCCGCAACCTGCGCAGACTCGCCTCGCACATCGCCCGAAGCCGCTGCGGCCGCCCCGCGATATGCCAGACGTCCGGCCCTGTCCGGACCACCCCTCCCTTCGTCGCGATCACCAGCCCTTCCGGATACGGATGCAGGGCACGCGCCACCAACTCCTCGGCCACATCGGGGCCGTAGTTGTCGGCGGTTTCGATCAGCGTGACCCCGCGCTCCACAGCGCGGCGGAGCAGCGCGACGGAGCGCTGCGGGTCGTCGTGCCGAGGACCCCAGTAACCGGCGCCGACGAGCCCGCCGGTCCCGAACCCCAGCCGCCGTACCGGCAAGTTTTCACCGAACGGAAAGTGCGTTTCAGCGTCCATAAACCGGGAGCCTAGGCCGCACGCCCCTTCATAAGATCACTCAGTGCCCCCTCACATAGATCTCTTCACGTTGACCCTCCTCTGCTTGGCCGCCCTCGCGGCAGGCTGGATCGATGCCGTGGTGGGCGGCGGCGGCCTCCTGCTGCTCCCCGCCCTGCTGGTCGGACTCCCGCACACACCCCCCGCCTTTGTCCTGGGCACCAACAAGTCCACCGCCATCGTGGGCACCGCCGCGGCCGCCGTCACCTACGTCCGCAAAGCCCCCATCGATCTATGGACTGCACTGCGCATCGGCCTTGCCGCGCTCGCCGGATCACTGGCCGGTGCGTTCTTCGCGGCCGGCATCAACAGCGAGGTGCTACGCCCGCTGATCATGGCCGTTCTCGTGGCGGTGCTCGCCTTTGTCCTCTTCCGCCCCGCCTTCGGAGCCGCCCCCGCGCCCTCGGGCCCGGTCACCCGGCAGCGGGTGCTGGCGGCGATCCTCATCGCGGGCCTGGGCATCGGCTTCTACGACGGCCTGATCGGCCCGGGGACCGGCGCCTTCCTCGTCATCGCGCTCGCCGCCGTACTGCATATGGACCTGGTCACGTCCTCCGCCACCGCCAAGGTGATCAATGTCTGTACCAACGTCGGCGCCCTGACGATGTTCGCGATCCAGGGCACTGTGCTGTGGCAACTCGGCGCACTGCTCGCACTGTTCAATCTCGTCGGTGGCATGGTCGGCGCCAAAATGGCCCTGAAACGCGGCGCCGGCTTCGTCCGGGGCGTACTGGTCGTCGTGGTCGTCTCCCTTCTGTGCAAACTGGCCTACGACCAGTGGCTGGCGGTCTGACCCGGCCACGGTTCGTATTCGATCCCTTACTCACCCCTCAGAACCGGCAGTGGTACATCCGCGCCATATCCCGCACCCTCGGCACCAGCGCCATCAACCGAGCCGGCACCCGGTAGGCCGCCGGAAGTAGGTTGCTGCGGCGATGGCGCGGGCGGCCCGCGATGTCGAACCACCGCACCCCTGGCCCCGGATCCAGGCGGTGGACGCGGGCGTCGAGGCCGCAGCCCAGATGCACACCACCGCGTCCTCGTTCGAGCGACTGTTCATCGCGCGGCCGTAGAGCCTGGCGAGGAGGTTTTCCTCCTCCTCGGTCAGATGCGCCTTGCCTTCGGACTCGTCATGCTTCAAGAGTACAGAACATTCAGAATGATATGAAGATTCGAGAGGAAGAAAAATGAGGAAGATGGAGGGCAATGGTGGGTGACGTGCGGGGCGGGGTTGGGCTTGAGGCTGGGATGACGGCCGTCTCCGGTCGTCCCGCCAACTGTCCCCGGCTACCCGCCCGTTGACCGCGGCGAGCCCCGCCCCGCCGCGGCGACCGGCGGTTTCGGCACCTCTGTGACGGCCGTCAGCAGTACCGCCGAGTCCTCGACCGCCAGCAGCCCATGCCGCTCGTGCGGGAGCCCGGTGACCTGACCGGCGGCCAGCTCCTCCTGCCCGGCGGCCCTGGTCAGCCGGACCCGCCCGCGCAGCACCTGCAGGCTCCCTGCCGGGGGCGAATTGTGCTCGTCCAGCGCGGAACCCGCGGTCAGCGCGATCACGGTCTGTCGCAGCGGCCCGTCGTGCAGAAAGAGATGGGCGCTGCGGCCGTGGGCGGAGGCCCTGGCGTCGTCGATCTCCATACGGGTGAGGGTGTTCAGGTTCTCCATGGTGCGGGCCTTTCGGGTGCGGACCGCCGGCGGGGCTCCTCCTCACCTCCGTCGGTGTTCCTCTCCATCCTTGCCGGTGCCCGAGCGGGCGCAACCGGGGCGTTCGGGGCGGGGCGGGGCGTATGTACACCTACCGGGGCGTCCGGGTGCTTGACCATGACGGGGCGGGCCCGCCGCTACCGGGGTGATCATCGTCATCCGTACGATGCGACGCGAGGTGATCAGTGCCGATCGAACGTCCGCCGTGCCGAGCCCTTCCGCCATGCCTCCGTGCCGGTCCCGGCCTCAGCCCGTCCTGGTCTTCGTTCCGGCTCTTGTCCCTCGTTCCCTCGTTTCCTTGTCCCGCGTTCCTTCCCCGTTCCCGTCCCCGGACTTTCCACCTCCGTCCTCGTCTCGAAGGGTGCACCACCGTGGCCGACCCGACAGCCCTGAACGAACCGCCCGAGCCGTCCGCCCCGCCGCGCGACGTGGGGGAGCCGGCCCGTTTTCTGACCGTCATGACGACGATCGACAGCGAGCAGAAGGCCGAGCGGCTGGCGCGTGGTGCGATCGAGGGGCGGCTCGCGGCCTGTGCGCAGGTCAGTGCGCCGGTGACCTCGGTGTACCGCTGGGAGGGCGCCGTCGAGACCGGCCGGGAGTGGCAGGTGCTGTTCAAGACGGTGGTCGCGCGTTACGAGGCGCTGGCGGCCTACCTCCATGAAGCGCACGACTATGACACCCCCGAGATCATCGCCACCCCGATCACCCACGGTGGCTCCGGTTATCTGTCCTGGGTCGCAGAGGAGACGAGCTGACGTGCGGAGGCGCCCCGAGGCGGCCGAGCGAATCGAAACGGCCGAGGGAGTCGGAGTAGTCGGGGGAGTCGGAGTGGCTGGTGGGGCTGATGTGGCCGAGGCGTCTGGAGCGGCTCGTTCCCGGCGTCCCTGGAGGAGGACGGCGGCGGCCGCGCTCGGCGTGACACTGTGCCTGGGCACGGCGTCGGTGAGCGTCGCGTCCGTCTCCGGTGCCGACACCGGAAAACCGTCGGACCCCAACAGCTCCACTAGCCCCACCAGCGCCGCCAGTCAGGCCGAGACCGGCAGCCCCACCACGCATGGCGGCCCCGTCGAGCACGACAGTCGCAGTAACCATGACGGCCCCGCCGAGCACGACGGTCGCAGTGACCAAGACAGCCCCGCCGAGCGTGGCGACGGCCGCGACAGTCCCGGCAGCGGCGACAATCCCGGTGGCCAGAACAAGCCCCGTATACAGGCCAGCACCATCAACCCCGGCGCCGACTGGACCAGCCGTGACGCCGCCGCGTACTGGACACCCCGGCGCATGGCCGACGCCGCCCCGGCCGAGGACGCCACCCAGCCCACGGGCGAGGACCCGACGCGCACCACCTCCCGGCCCGCGCCCGCCGCCGGCCCCGGTGACGCCCAACCCACCCCCACCGCACGCCACTTCGACGGCATCCCGACCGTCGGCGTGCTGTTCTCCCTCGACGGGGACGCGCGGGCGCACCACTGCACCGCCAGTGTGGTGCACAGCCCGCGGCGTGATCTGATCCTCACCGCCGGGCACTGCGAACCGGGTACCAACGCCGCCTTCGTCCCGCAGTACCAGTCGGGCGCGGACACCCAGCCGTACGGGGTGTGGGCGATCAGCGAGACCTTCGCTTACCCCGGCCGCGGTACCACCGGATCCGCTTCCGATCTCGACTTCGCCTTCGCCACCGTCGAGCCGGACGAACTCGGCCGCCCGATCGAGTCGGTCACCGGGGCCAACGTCCTTGCCGCCACACCCGGTTACCACAACAAGGTCACCGTCACCGGCTACCCCAACGTCCGCAACGACCCGGAGGACCGGGCCGTGAGCTGTGACACCCGCACTTCCCGGCTGGCCGGAACCCGTCAGCTGCGCATGGAATGCGGGGGGTTCTACGGCGGCACCTCGGGCAGCCCCTGGCTGACCGACGTCAGCGAGCAGACCAAGACCGGCCGGATCATCGGCCTCATCGGCGGTCTCAACGGCGGAGGCCCCAAAGGTCCGGACAACCACCGGATCTCCTACAGCCCCTACTTCGGGACGGCGATCTTCACGCTCTACGCCCGCGCGACACAGGAGTGAGCACGCCAGGAACCGGCGGAGGCGCTACCGCAGCGCCTCCGCCAGCCCGTTCTCCGGTGGCCCGAGGAAGTGCGGATCCGTCCGCAGCAGCGCCTCCGCGGCCGCCTTCCCCGCCGCGAAGATCTCCCGTACGCCGCCGGCCCAGGTCAGATCGTGCCGGGCGGCGACTCCTACGCCGTACGACTCGATGCCGGCCGCCTGGCACAGCGCCACCGCACGCCGGATGTGAAAGCCCTGGCTGACCAGCACCGCCCGGTCCTCCGGTGCGCACGGCTGCGGGAGTCCCAGGTGTCGAAGCCCGCGTAATCGCTGACGATCTTCCGGGCCGGGACGCCGTGCCGCAGCAGATAGCCGCGCATCGCGTCCGGTTCGTCGTAGTCGCGGCGGCTGTTGTCGCCGGTGACCAGGATCGCGCGGACCGTGCCCCGGTCGTACAGCTCGGCGGCCGCGTCCAGCCGGTGCGCGAGATACGGCGACGGCTCGCCGTTCCACAGGCCCGCGCCGAAGACCACGGCGACCGGCGCGGCGGGCGCGTCCGCGACGGTGCCGACGCGTGGGCCGCCCGTCGCGTTCATCCAGGTCGCGGGGGCCAGCGCGAGCACTGTCAGCACCACGACGGCCTGGTACATGCGGCGCCACCCTCGCCGGGTCCGCGGCAGCCGTATTCGCCGTCGAACCAGCCCCACGCCTCGCATGCGTACTCCCTCTCCCGCCCGCCTACGGGTGCGCAGGCCCGTACGCGGACCCGCGCTCGTGCCCGTACGCGCACCTGCACTCGTGCCCGTACGCACCTGCGCTCGTACCCGTGATCGATCTCGACAGCTGCGACGCCCGCCGACCTGGCATGGTTGCAGTGGGGCCGCCGATCCCGACGACGGCGGCAGCGCACGGCCGGCCCGTCCGAGCGGGTTGCCGCCCCCCCCCGCGAAGTGCCAGCCCGGAACGGATGAGAGGATCCCCCGCACATGAGCACCGAGCACGGGCGCCTGCCGTTCTTCGTGTACGGGACGCTGCGCCCCGGGGAGGCCAACTACGGCTGGGCGCTGCGCGGCAGGACCGCGTCCGAGGAGCCGGCCCGGATCGGCGGCGCGCTGCTCTACGACGGCCCCGGGTACCCGTATGCCGTCGCCGGGCCCGAGGACGCGGTGGTCCACGGGGACCTCGTCCGGCCCCGGGACGCCGACTACGACGAGGTGCGCACGGTGCTGGACCGGCTGGAGGGCTACGCCCCCGGCGACCCCGGGAACCTCTACGAGCGGGTGGTCACCGAAGCCGTGTGCCCGGACGGCAGGACCGTACCGGCCTGGGTCTACCTGGCGGCCGAGCCGCTCGCCGCCCGGTTGCGCGCCGTCGGCGTCCCCATCGAGAGCGGCGACTGGCTGAACGCCACCGGGGTCGCGCGGGCCCGGCGGCCGCTCGGACCCGGTGCCCCGACCACCCGGGACCACACCGCCGGTTAACCTGGACGATCGCTCCCGTACGGAGGGCCACCCGTGAACGAGGCCCTTTCCCGTACCGGGAGAGCCATGACGTGCCCTACCCGTACCGCAGAACAGGTGTCACCCGCGTGCCTTCCCTCACTTCCACCACCTCCCCCTCGGCCCCCAAGCCCCCGCTGCCCAAGGCCGAACTGCATCTCCACATCGAGGGCACCCTGGAACCCGGGCTGGTGTTCGCGCTCGCCGAGCGCAATGGCATATCCCTCCCGTACGCCACCGAGGATGCGCTGCGCCGGGCCTACTCCTTCACCGACCTGCAGTCCTTCCTGGACCTCTACTACGCGCTGATGGATGTGCTGCGCACCGAGGACGACTTCGCCGACCTCGCGAACGCCTACCTCGCCCGCGCGCGGGAACAGGGCGTACGGCACGCCGAGATCTTCTTCGACCCGCAGGCGCACACCGCGCGCGGCGTCCCGATGGGCACGGTCATACGGGGCCTGGCCCGCGCGCTCGACGGCGCCCAGGAGACGTACGGCATCAGCACCCGCCTGATCATGTGCTTCCTGCGTGACGAGAGCGCCGCATCGGCCCTGGAGACCTTCGAGGCGGCCCGCCCGTATCTGGACAGGATCACGGCCGTGGGCCTGGACTCGGCGGAGGTCGGGCACCCGCCGTCGAAGTTCGCGGAGGTCTACGCGCTGGCCCGGGAGGCCGGGCTCAAGTGCGTGGCGCACGCGGGGGAGGAGGGCCCCGCCGCCTATGTGTGGGAGGCACTGGACGTCCTCGGGGTGGACCGGATCGACCACGGGGTGCGCTGTATGGACGACGAGCGGCTGGTGGCCCGGCTGGTGGCGGACCAGGTGCCGCTCACGGTCTGCCCGTTGTCGAACGTCCGCCTCCGGGTCATCGACGATCTCGCCGACCACCCGCTGCCCGCGATGCTGGACGCCGGGCTGCTGATCACCGTCAACTCCGACGATCCCGCCTACTTCGGCGGCTACGCGGACGACAACTTCACCGCCGTACGCGAGGCGCTCGGCCTCGACGAGGAGGCGCTGCGCAGGCTGGCGCGCAACTCGTTCCGGGCGGCGTTTCTTGACGAGGAGACGCGTGCGACGTATGTGAAGGAGGTTGACGCGTACTAGTCGGCGGGTGTCGGTTGACGCGTGTCGGTCGGCGAGTGCTGGTTCGACGTGCACCAGTCGACGTGCACCAATTGGTGCGTACTGGCTGAACGCTTCGGGAATACCGGCTGGGCGTCGGTGCGTTGTGGCCCGCAAGGGGCCTTCGCGACCCTTAAGAGTTCCGTCCCCCAACCCCTAAGGGGCGCCCCGCGGCGCCGCGCTACCCCCGCCCCGACCCGCTCCTACGCCCCCACCCGCTCCACCCGTACCGCGCATACCTTGAACTCAGGCATCCGGGATGTCGGGTCCAGCGCCGGGTTGGTCAGGCTGTTGGCTCGTCCCTCGCCCGGCCAGTGGAACGGCATGAAGACCGTGTCCGGGCGGATCGCACCGCTCACCCGGGCCGGGGCGACCGCGCGCCCCCTCCGGGAGACCACCGCGACCGGCTCCCCGTCGGTGATGCCGAGCCGCTCCGCGAGCCGCGGATGGAGCTGTACGAACGGGCCCGGCTCGGCGCTGTTCAGCTCGGCGACCCGGCGGGTCTGCGCGCCCGACTGGTACTGGGCCAGCACCCGGCCCGTCGTCAGCACCACCGGGTACGCCTCGTC includes:
- a CDS encoding glycoside hydrolase, with translation MESITSRDVSGDSSGSSAGRVRRRRGTRVLAASLAFTATALGVAGCDGASAATLQGHRLELPVTGGTAVVDTTSLAVTAHTDDGRRLVLSDPAAGELGEPGPVTGTANGARWSYPVKGLSVTASSDHGRLRIALRSDRDGSLSWPVTGTDPAASAVQLPRGQGLDIPVRDAFWNSKRGGLAGRTVDVGAELSLPLWGYSLSGEGVSGRGHGVSYLTPTDLGTSLRFTSTGGRLRTTAAHAFDAGEGTRTYSVSFSLTDGNPVAAAADYRSYLSQTGQLGSLREKIKKNPADGKLLGAFHAYLWGDARSASGVRELQRLGVDRMWLGYDSGPDGMDASAVRAAKKAGYLVGPYDSFANGQDPKTADSPNSAWPDRVYPDFCVRKTDGTPQTGFGGRGCYLSSRAFEKAEPAKHYLAEHTRSMVANGADSYFLDVDATGELFRDHGAGHEMTKAGDRENRLARMRRLSRHLVLGSETAQPWANQVLAFDHGAGTPVADGLWELERDKQKWGGYYPQNAPKTFFKPVRLPDELVTAMYDPKYRIPLYETALHSSLVNAERWELSYEKLPAQKTTRALLAMLYNTPLNYVLDGPTLTRNGPELAALQKYFAPLHRVAGTERMTSFRWLTVDRTVQRTAFGDGALTVTANFGGTAYHGLPGGCVDAKLRTDAQPRRLCPTEAAG
- a CDS encoding aldo/keto reductase, whose protein sequence is MDAETHFPFGENLPVRRLGFGTGGLVGAGYWGPRHDDPQRSVALLRRAVERGVTLIETADNYGPDVAEELVARALHPYPEGLVIATKGGVVRTGPDVWHIAGRPQRLRAMCEASLRRLRVRARPLTWTRTSTRHASRSRRRTWHYWRE
- a CDS encoding sulfite exporter TauE/SafE family protein: MPPHIDLFTLTLLCLAALAAGWIDAVVGGGGLLLLPALLVGLPHTPPAFVLGTNKSTAIVGTAAAAVTYVRKAPIDLWTALRIGLAALAGSLAGAFFAAGINSEVLRPLIMAVLVAVLAFVLFRPAFGAAPAPSGPVTRQRVLAAILIAGLGIGFYDGLIGPGTGAFLVIALAAVLHMDLVTSSATAKVINVCTNVGALTMFAIQGTVLWQLGALLALFNLVGGMVGAKMALKRGAGFVRGVLVVVVVSLLCKLAYDQWLAV
- a CDS encoding cupin domain-containing protein, translating into MENLNTLTRMEIDDARASAHGRSAHLFLHDGPLRQTVIALTAGSALDEHNSPPAGSLQVLRGRVRLTRAAGQEELAAGQVTGLPHERHGLLAVEDSAVLLTAVTEVPKPPVAAAGRGSPRSTGG
- the cutA gene encoding divalent-cation tolerance protein CutA, which gives rise to MADPTALNEPPEPSAPPRDVGEPARFLTVMTTIDSEQKAERLARGAIEGRLAACAQVSAPVTSVYRWEGAVETGREWQVLFKTVVARYEALAAYLHEAHDYDTPEIIATPITHGGSGYLSWVAEETS
- a CDS encoding gamma-glutamylcyclotransferase family protein, encoding MSTEHGRLPFFVYGTLRPGEANYGWALRGRTASEEPARIGGALLYDGPGYPYAVAGPEDAVVHGDLVRPRDADYDEVRTVLDRLEGYAPGDPGNLYERVVTEAVCPDGRTVPAWVYLAAEPLAARLRAVGVPIESGDWLNATGVARARRPLGPGAPTTRDHTAG
- a CDS encoding adenosine deaminase, with amino-acid sequence MPSLTSTTSPSAPKPPLPKAELHLHIEGTLEPGLVFALAERNGISLPYATEDALRRAYSFTDLQSFLDLYYALMDVLRTEDDFADLANAYLARAREQGVRHAEIFFDPQAHTARGVPMGTVIRGLARALDGAQETYGISTRLIMCFLRDESAASALETFEAARPYLDRITAVGLDSAEVGHPPSKFAEVYALAREAGLKCVAHAGEEGPAAYVWEALDVLGVDRIDHGVRCMDDERLVARLVADQVPLTVCPLSNVRLRVIDDLADHPLPAMLDAGLLITVNSDDPAYFGGYADDNFTAVREALGLDEEALRRLARNSFRAAFLDEETRATYVKEVDAY